Proteins from a genomic interval of Streptococcus oralis:
- a CDS encoding aspartate kinase has translation MKVVKFGGSSLASAGQLEKVLNIVKSDKERRFVVVSAPGKRNAEDTKVTDALIKYYRDYVAGNDINASQSWIIDRYAAMVSELGLKPAVLEKISKSIRALVTLPIEDNEFLYDTFLAAGENNNAKLIAAYFNQNGIDARYVHPREAGIIVTSEPGNARIIPSSYDKIEGLADSNQVLVIPGFFGVTKENQICTFSRGGSDITGSIIAAGVKADLYENFTDVDGIFAAHPGIIHQPHSIPELTYREMRELAYAGFSVLHDEALLPAYRGKIPLVIKNTNNPDHPGTRIVLKHSSDKFPVVGIAGDSGFVSINMSKYLMNREVGFGRKILQILEDLNIGWEHMPTGIDDLSIILRSRELTPIKEEEILRQLVQKAEVDHAEIEHDLSIIMIVGEKMKSHIGVTATATRALSENKINIQMMSQGSSEVSIMFVVNKEQEKAAIKALYHAFFDENKED, from the coding sequence ATGAAGGTTGTAAAATTTGGTGGAAGCTCTCTTGCCTCTGCTGGTCAGTTAGAAAAAGTTTTAAACATCGTTAAAAGTGATAAGGAACGCCGTTTTGTAGTCGTTTCTGCACCCGGAAAACGCAATGCTGAGGATACCAAGGTTACCGACGCTTTGATCAAATACTATCGTGATTATGTAGCGGGAAATGATATCAACGCTAGCCAAAGCTGGATCATTGATCGTTATGCCGCTATGGTTAGTGAACTAGGCCTAAAACCTGCCGTTTTAGAAAAGATTTCTAAAAGCATTCGGGCCTTGGTAACTCTTCCTATAGAAGACAATGAATTTCTCTATGATACCTTCCTAGCGGCTGGAGAAAATAACAATGCCAAACTCATTGCAGCCTACTTTAACCAAAACGGCATTGACGCACGCTATGTTCATCCAAGAGAAGCTGGAATCATTGTTACAAGTGAACCAGGAAACGCACGTATCATCCCATCTAGTTATGACAAGATTGAGGGCTTGGCTGATAGCAACCAAGTCCTTGTCATCCCTGGTTTCTTTGGCGTAACTAAGGAAAATCAAATCTGTACCTTCTCACGTGGAGGTTCAGATATTACTGGTTCCATTATCGCAGCTGGAGTCAAGGCTGATCTCTATGAAAACTTTACAGACGTAGACGGTATCTTTGCTGCCCACCCTGGTATTATTCATCAACCACACTCCATTCCTGAATTAACCTACCGTGAAATGCGTGAATTGGCTTACGCTGGATTTTCTGTTCTTCATGATGAAGCCCTTCTACCTGCCTACCGCGGGAAAATCCCTCTTGTCATCAAGAATACCAACAATCCTGATCATCCAGGAACTCGTATCGTTCTGAAACACAGTAGCGATAAATTCCCAGTCGTTGGAATCGCTGGTGATTCTGGATTCGTCAGCATCAACATGTCAAAATACCTTATGAACCGCGAGGTTGGATTTGGTCGTAAGATTCTTCAGATCCTTGAAGATCTTAACATTGGTTGGGAACATATGCCAACAGGTATCGACGATCTTTCAATCATCCTTCGTTCCCGTGAATTGACTCCTATCAAGGAGGAAGAAATTCTGCGTCAGTTAGTTCAAAAAGCCGAAGTGGACCATGCTGAAATCGAACACGACCTTTCAATCATTATGATTGTCGGAGAAAAGATGAAGAGCCACATTGGTGTAACAGCTACTGCAACACGTGCTCTGTCTGAAAACAAGATCAACATCCAGATGATGTCCCAAGGCTCAAGTGAAGTTTCCATCATGTTTGTTGTCAATAAAGAGCAAGAAAAGGCAGCTATCAAGGCTCTCTATCATGCCTTTTTCGATGAAAATAAGGAAGATTAA
- the fabK gene encoding enoyl-[acyl-carrier-protein] reductase FabK — MKTRITELLNIDYPIFQGGMAWVADGDLAGAVSKAGGLGIIGGGNAPKEVVKANIDKIKSLTDKPFGVNIMLLSPFVEDIVDLVIEEGVKVVTTGAGNPSKYMNRFHDAGITVIPVVPSVALAKRMEKIGADAVIAEGMEAGGHIGKLTTMTLVRQVAAAVSIPVIAAGGIADGEGAAAGFMLGAEAVQVGTRFVVARESNAHPNYKAKILKARDIDTTISAQHFGHAVRAIKNQLTRDFEQAEKDAFKQENPDLEIFEQMGAGALAKAVVHGDVDGGSVMAGQIAGLISKEETVEEILKDIYYGAAEKIQEEAARWAGVTRND, encoded by the coding sequence ATGAAAACACGTATTACAGAATTATTGAACATTGATTATCCTATTTTTCAAGGAGGAATGGCCTGGGTTGCTGATGGTGACTTGGCTGGTGCGGTATCAAAAGCTGGTGGTTTGGGGATCATCGGTGGTGGAAATGCACCCAAAGAGGTCGTAAAGGCTAATATCGATAAAATCAAATCACTTACGGATAAACCTTTTGGTGTCAACATCATGCTCTTGTCACCTTTTGTAGAAGACATCGTTGATCTCGTGATTGAAGAAGGGGTTAAGGTGGTTACAACTGGTGCTGGAAATCCAAGTAAATACATGAACCGTTTCCATGATGCAGGAATTACAGTGATTCCAGTTGTTCCTAGTGTTGCTTTGGCAAAACGCATGGAAAAAATTGGTGCGGATGCCGTCATTGCAGAAGGTATGGAAGCTGGTGGGCATATTGGGAAATTAACAACTATGACCTTGGTTCGTCAAGTTGCTGCAGCTGTTTCAATTCCAGTTATTGCTGCTGGTGGTATTGCAGATGGTGAAGGGGCAGCAGCTGGGTTTATGCTTGGCGCAGAAGCCGTTCAAGTAGGAACTCGTTTTGTAGTTGCCAGAGAATCTAATGCTCATCCAAATTATAAAGCTAAAATTTTAAAAGCTCGTGATATTGATACAACGATTTCAGCACAACATTTTGGACATGCAGTTCGTGCCATTAAAAACCAGTTGACTCGTGATTTTGAGCAGGCTGAAAAGGATGCCTTTAAACAAGAAAATCCAGATTTAGAAATCTTTGAGCAAATGGGTGCAGGAGCTTTAGCTAAAGCTGTTGTCCATGGTGATGTGGATGGCGGTTCAGTGATGGCCGGCCAAATTGCAGGTTTGATTTCTAAAGAAGAAACTGTTGAAGAAATCTTAAAAGATATCTACTACGGTGCAGCTGAAAAAATTCAAGAAGAAGCTGCTCGTTGGGCAGGAGTTACAAGAAATGACTAA
- a CDS encoding enoyl-CoA hydratase, protein MNHILYQIVDDLAIITLNRPEVANGFHIPMCEEILEALTLAEQDQAVQFILINANGKVFSVGGDLVEMKRAVDEDDIPSLNKIAELVNTISFKIKQIPKPVLMEVDGAVAGAAANMAVAVDFCLATDKAKFIQAFVGVGLAPDAGGIHLLSRSIGVTRAAQLAMTGEALTAEKAQEWGVVYRVCEADKLEKTREQVLKKLRRGSANSYAAIKKLVWESQFKDWQDYAELELKLQESLSLTEDFKEGVRAHSERRRPKFSGK, encoded by the coding sequence ATGAATCATATCTTATATCAGATCGTAGATGATCTGGCTATTATTACTTTGAATCGTCCCGAAGTGGCAAATGGTTTCCATATCCCAATGTGTGAGGAGATTTTAGAAGCTTTGACCCTAGCAGAGCAGGATCAAGCTGTTCAGTTCATCTTGATTAATGCTAATGGGAAGGTTTTTTCAGTTGGGGGAGACTTGGTTGAGATGAAACGAGCAGTAGACGAAGATGATATCCCTTCTTTGAATAAGATTGCAGAATTAGTCAATACAATTTCTTTTAAAATCAAGCAAATTCCAAAACCTGTTTTGATGGAGGTAGATGGAGCGGTTGCTGGTGCTGCAGCAAATATGGCAGTAGCAGTCGATTTTTGTTTGGCGACTGACAAGGCAAAATTTATTCAAGCCTTTGTCGGAGTTGGCTTGGCGCCAGACGCTGGTGGGATTCATCTCTTGAGTCGTAGTATCGGGGTAACACGAGCTGCACAACTTGCCATGACAGGAGAAGCCTTAACTGCGGAAAAAGCGCAAGAATGGGGCGTGGTTTACCGTGTTTGTGAAGCTGATAAATTAGAAAAAACAAGAGAACAAGTTCTGAAAAAATTAAGACGAGGTTCAGCAAACTCATACGCAGCGATTAAAAAGTTAGTTTGGGAAAGTCAATTTAAAGATTGGCAAGATTATGCCGAATTGGAATTGAAACTACAAGAATCGTTATCTTTAACTGAAGATTTTAAAGAAGGGGTTCGAGCACATTCTGAAAGAAGAAGACCAAAATTTTCAGGAAAATAA
- the fabD gene encoding ACP S-malonyltransferase: MTKTAFLFAGQGAQYIGMGRDLYDHYPIVKETIDQASQVLGYDLRDLIDNDEAKLNQTRYTQPAILATSVAIYRLLKEKGYLPDMVAGLSLGEYSALVASGALDFEDAVALVAKRGAYMEEAAPAGSGKMVAVLNTPVEVIEETCKNASEVGVVTPANYNTPSQIVIGGDVAAVDRAVELLQEAGAKRLIPLNVSGPFHTALLEPASRQLAGALEEVSFSDFTCPLVGNTEAAVMEKDRIQELLTRQVKEPVRFYESIAVMQDAGVSNFIEIGPGKVLSGFVKKIDKTAQLANVEDQASLDALLGN; encoded by the coding sequence ATGACTAAAACAGCCTTTCTATTTGCGGGCCAAGGTGCTCAGTATATAGGGATGGGACGTGATCTCTATGACCACTATCCTATCGTCAAGGAAACAATTGACCAAGCTAGCCAAGTCTTAGGGTATGACCTCCGTGACTTGATTGACAATGATGAAGCAAAGTTAAATCAGACTCGTTACACGCAACCAGCTATTCTAGCTACATCCGTTGCTATTTACCGACTATTGAAAGAAAAGGGCTATCTGCCAGATATGGTTGCAGGCTTATCCCTTGGCGAATATTCGGCTCTTGTAGCAAGTGGTGCCTTGGACTTTGAGGATGCAGTTGCCTTGGTTGCTAAACGTGGTGCTTATATGGAAGAGGCTGCACCTGCAGGCTCTGGAAAGATGGTTGCCGTTCTTAATACTCCAGTTGAAGTGATTGAGGAAACTTGCAAAAATGCTTCTGAAGTTGGAGTAGTGACTCCAGCCAACTACAACACCCCAAGCCAGATTGTTATTGGTGGTGATGTGGCTGCGGTTGACCGTGCAGTTGAACTCTTGCAGGAAGCAGGAGCAAAACGATTGATTCCTTTAAATGTATCTGGTCCTTTCCATACAGCCCTTCTTGAGCCAGCCAGTCGGCAACTAGCTGGAGCTCTTGAGGAAGTGAGTTTCTCTGATTTTACTTGCCCACTAGTCGGCAATACGGAAGCTGCTGTTATGGAAAAAGATCGAATCCAAGAGCTTTTGACGCGTCAGGTCAAAGAACCTGTTCGTTTTTATGAAAGTATTGCTGTGATGCAGGATGCTGGGGTAAGCAACTTTATTGAAATTGGTCCTGGTAAGGTCCTATCAGGCTTTGTCAAAAAAATCGATAAAACAGCTCAGCTAGCTAATGTTGAAGACCAAGCAAGCTTGGATGCTTTGTTAGGAAACTAA
- a CDS encoding beta-ketoacyl-ACP synthase III has protein sequence MAFAKISQVAHYVPEQVVTNHDLAQIMDTSDEWISSRTGIKQRHISKTESTSDLATEVAKSLLAKGSLTADQIDFIIVATITPDSMMPSTAARVQANIGAHRAFAFDLTAACSGFVFALSTAEKFLSSGQFKKGIVIGAETLSKAVDWSDRSTAVLFGDGAGGVLLEASETRHFLVESLYTDGSRSECLTYGQTALTSPFSEQEAVPAFLKMDGRAVFDFANRDVAKSIKETIENGPIAASELDYLLLHQANIRILDKMAKKIGVDRDKLPANMMEYGNTSAASIPILLSECVENGMIRLDSSQTILLSGFGGGLTWGTLILTI, from the coding sequence ATGGCTTTTGCAAAGATAAGCCAGGTTGCTCATTATGTTCCAGAGCAAGTGGTCACTAATCATGACTTAGCCCAAATCATGGATACAAGCGATGAGTGGATTTCAAGTCGGACAGGAATTAAACAGAGACATATCTCAAAAACAGAGTCTACAAGTGACTTGGCGACAGAAGTTGCCAAGAGTTTGCTGGCTAAAGGGAGCTTAACAGCAGATCAGATTGATTTTATCATTGTAGCGACGATTACTCCCGACTCGATGATGCCTTCTACGGCGGCTCGGGTTCAGGCAAATATCGGAGCTCATAGAGCTTTCGCCTTTGATTTGACAGCAGCTTGCAGTGGCTTTGTATTCGCTCTCTCAACAGCTGAAAAGTTTTTAAGCTCTGGACAGTTCAAGAAAGGAATTGTTATCGGGGCTGAGACCTTATCCAAGGCAGTTGATTGGTCTGATCGTTCGACAGCTGTTCTCTTTGGAGATGGTGCTGGTGGGGTTCTCTTGGAAGCGAGTGAAACACGACACTTCCTCGTTGAAAGTCTCTATACAGATGGCTCTCGGAGCGAGTGTTTGACTTATGGTCAAACGGCTTTAACTTCGCCCTTCTCAGAACAAGAAGCAGTTCCTGCTTTTTTGAAGATGGATGGACGAGCAGTTTTCGATTTTGCAAATCGAGATGTTGCTAAATCAATCAAAGAGACCATTGAAAATGGTCCAATCGCAGCATCGGAATTGGATTATCTCTTGCTTCATCAGGCAAATATCCGTATTTTGGATAAGATGGCTAAGAAAATCGGTGTAGACCGAGACAAGCTTCCTGCCAATATGATGGAGTATGGAAATACCAGTGCTGCAAGCATCCCGATTTTGCTCTCAGAGTGTGTGGAGAATGGCATGATTCGTTTAGATAGTAGCCAGACGATTCTCCTATCAGGCTTCGGCGGAGGTTTGACATGGGGCACACTCATTCTTACAATCTAG
- a CDS encoding DUF956 family protein produces the protein MAQSLNKVIDLQTTGTSYLSISGKVGKFLVGDQALEFYPDVNVEQYIQIPWSSVNQIGANVSGRKISRHFEVFTDQGKFLFASKDSGAILKIARQKLGNDKVVKLPTLLQTIGQKFKNLFAKK, from the coding sequence ATGGCCCAATCACTCAATAAAGTCATTGACCTACAAACCACTGGAACATCCTATCTCTCCATCTCTGGAAAAGTCGGAAAATTTCTAGTTGGGGATCAAGCCTTAGAGTTTTATCCTGATGTCAATGTCGAACAATATATCCAAATCCCCTGGTCTAGCGTCAATCAAATCGGAGCCAACGTAAGTGGTCGCAAAATCAGTCGCCACTTTGAAGTCTTCACTGATCAAGGAAAATTCCTCTTTGCTTCCAAAGACTCTGGAGCTATTCTCAAAATCGCTCGGCAAAAACTTGGCAATGACAAGGTTGTGAAACTTCCTACTTTACTCCAAACCATTGGTCAAAAATTCAAAAATCTATTTGCAAAAAAGTAG
- the fabG gene encoding 3-oxoacyl-[acyl-carrier-protein] reductase, with amino-acid sequence MQLINKNVFVTGSSRGIGLAIAHKFAKLGANVVLNSRGTISEDLLAEFSNYGVKVVPISGDVSDFADAKRMVNQAIAELGSVDVLVNNAGITQDTLMLKMTEEDFEKVIKINLTGAFNMTQVVLKQMIKAREGAIINMSSVVGLMGNIGQANYAASKAGLIGFTKSVAREVANRNVRVNALAPGMIESDMTAVLSDKVKEATLAQIPMKRFGQAEHIADATVFLAGQDYLTGQVLAVDGGLSM; translated from the coding sequence ATGCAACTTATAAACAAAAATGTCTTTGTAACAGGTTCAAGTCGTGGTATCGGACTTGCCATTGCTCACAAATTTGCCAAACTAGGTGCGAATGTAGTTTTGAATAGTCGAGGGACAATCTCAGAAGACTTGCTGGCTGAGTTTTCAAACTATGGTGTCAAAGTAGTACCGATTTCAGGTGATGTCTCAGACTTTGCAGATGCCAAGCGTATGGTAAATCAAGCGATTGCAGAACTCGGTTCTGTCGATGTCTTGGTCAACAATGCTGGAATCACTCAAGATACGCTTATGCTCAAGATGACCGAAGAAGACTTTGAAAAGGTGATTAAGATCAACTTGACAGGTGCCTTCAACATGACCCAAGTAGTCTTGAAACAGATGATAAAGGCGCGTGAAGGTGCTATCATCAATATGTCCAGTGTGGTCGGTTTGATGGGAAATATCGGGCAGGCCAACTATGCAGCTTCTAAAGCAGGTTTGATTGGGTTTACCAAGTCAGTAGCACGTGAGGTTGCCAATCGCAATGTGCGAGTAAATGCTCTTGCACCAGGGATGATCGAATCGGATATGACTGCTGTTTTGTCTGATAAGGTCAAGGAAGCGACATTGGCCCAAATCCCAATGAAGCGTTTTGGACAAGCAGAACATATCGCAGATGCTACAGTGTTCCTGGCTGGACAGGATTATTTGACTGGACAAGTTCTCGCTGTTGATGGCGGACTTAGCATGTA
- the fabT gene encoding fatty acid biosynthesis transcriptional regulator FabT, with translation MDYQQENDYLTSIFNNVLVIEEVSLRGSRFKDISIKEMHTIDVIGKFPEATPSKVSKELMVTLGTVTTSLNNLERKGYIERIRSDQDRRVVYLHLTKKGRLLHRLHKRFHKAMVEKIIDGMSPEEKEVMGRGLTNLYQFLEDLK, from the coding sequence TTGGACTACCAACAAGAAAATGATTATTTAACATCTATTTTCAATAACGTCCTTGTGATTGAGGAGGTTAGCTTACGAGGTAGTCGATTCAAAGACATCTCCATCAAAGAAATGCACACGATTGATGTGATTGGGAAGTTCCCTGAGGCAACACCAAGTAAGGTTTCCAAAGAACTGATGGTGACCCTGGGAACAGTTACGACGAGCTTGAATAACCTAGAAAGAAAGGGTTACATTGAGCGTATTCGTTCTGACCAAGACCGTCGTGTGGTCTATCTGCATTTGACAAAGAAAGGTCGTTTGCTTCACCGCCTTCACAAACGATTCCACAAGGCTATGGTCGAAAAAATTATTGATGGCATGAGTCCCGAGGAAAAAGAAGTCATGGGCAGAGGCTTAACGAACCTTTATCAATTTTTGGAGGATTTGAAATAA
- a CDS encoding acyl carrier protein encodes MAVFEKVQEIIVEELGKDASEVTLESTFDDLDADSLDLFQVISEIEDAFDIQIEAEDNLKTVGDLVAYVEEQTK; translated from the coding sequence ATGGCAGTATTTGAAAAAGTACAAGAAATTATCGTTGAAGAACTTGGGAAAGACGCATCAGAAGTAACACTTGAATCTACTTTTGATGATTTGGATGCAGATTCATTGGACTTGTTCCAAGTAATCTCTGAAATCGAAGATGCTTTTGATATCCAAATCGAAGCAGAAGATAACTTGAAAACAGTTGGTGACTTGGTTGCCTACGTTGAAGAGCAAACAAAATAA